In one window of Paenarthrobacter nicotinovorans DNA:
- a CDS encoding YdeI/OmpD-associated family protein gives MPIELEELVVKDGTAWRAWLAEHAAESPGVWLILHKKGGNVTELDYDAALDEALCFGWIDGQSRSRDAESYFQRMTPRGRRSIWSARNVGHIARLEAEGRMTDAGRAAVDAAKADGRWEAAYAGPADSVVPDDLAAAIAAVPEAQAMFDVLTSQNRFALVHRTNLVKRADTRARKIAGFVEMLSRHETPYPQKKQPATPPKPAG, from the coding sequence ATGCCCATTGAGCTTGAGGAATTGGTAGTCAAAGACGGCACGGCCTGGCGCGCCTGGCTGGCTGAACACGCAGCAGAGAGCCCTGGCGTGTGGTTGATCCTGCACAAAAAGGGCGGCAACGTCACGGAACTGGACTACGACGCCGCCCTGGACGAGGCCCTGTGTTTCGGTTGGATCGACGGGCAGTCCAGGAGCCGGGACGCCGAAAGCTACTTCCAGCGCATGACCCCGCGGGGTCGCCGCAGCATCTGGTCCGCGCGGAATGTGGGCCATATTGCCCGGCTCGAAGCCGAGGGCAGGATGACCGACGCCGGCCGCGCGGCCGTCGACGCTGCGAAAGCCGACGGCCGCTGGGAGGCTGCCTACGCCGGCCCTGCCGACTCCGTGGTTCCGGACGACCTCGCCGCTGCCATCGCCGCTGTTCCTGAGGCGCAGGCCATGTTCGACGTCCTCACGTCCCAGAACCGCTTCGCCCTGGTCCACCGCACCAACCTGGTCAAGCGGGCCGATACCCGGGCGCGCAAAATCGCCGGGTTCGTGGAGATGCTGTCCCGCCACGAAACGCCTTATCCGCAAAAGAAACAGCCCGCCACACCCCCGAAACCCGCCGGCTAA
- a CDS encoding glycoside hydrolase family 76 protein, with the protein MPVHDALDNQPLPTPDDADWAGRADQAARSVTRSFGRRLLFLPGTHIGAIRIPGNTLRSLLGPWHYWWQAHYVDCLVDTGRRELARKTRFDGGSRPSAGRLASRLVTTIRLRNLFRFENHYYDDMAWLALSTLRLERLAEETRKPGRRRNAYIQKRLTLQFDSASTDDLGGGTFWSTKRDFKNTPATAPVALYFARTGRRERAQALVGWLNSRLLHPERGVYQDGIRIRNGEPVLEEAVYTYNQGPVLGALLELGGPDNLERAAQLVAATDRELTVPGTRVIRGDGTGDGGLFTGILVRYLALAGRDERLPLEARTVARELVLATAGAFWTGRREAPELVRGTPTGHTPLLFSPNPLSPATETYPAGAGVELSTQLQAWMTFEAAATL; encoded by the coding sequence ATGCCCGTGCACGATGCCCTCGACAACCAACCGCTCCCCACCCCGGATGATGCCGATTGGGCCGGCCGCGCCGACCAGGCAGCCCGTTCCGTGACCCGCAGCTTCGGGCGGCGGCTGCTCTTCCTGCCCGGCACGCACATCGGCGCCATCAGGATCCCGGGGAACACGCTCCGCAGCCTGCTGGGCCCCTGGCACTACTGGTGGCAGGCACATTATGTGGATTGCCTGGTGGACACGGGTCGCCGGGAGCTCGCCAGGAAAACAAGGTTCGACGGCGGGTCCCGCCCGAGCGCCGGAAGGCTCGCTTCCCGGCTGGTCACCACTATCCGGCTAAGGAACCTGTTCAGGTTCGAGAACCACTACTACGACGACATGGCATGGCTCGCCCTCTCAACGCTCAGGCTCGAAAGGCTCGCGGAGGAGACCCGGAAACCGGGGCGCCGACGCAACGCGTACATCCAAAAACGGTTGACGCTGCAGTTCGATTCTGCGTCCACTGACGATCTGGGCGGCGGGACGTTCTGGAGTACCAAGAGGGACTTCAAGAACACTCCTGCTACCGCACCCGTGGCCCTGTATTTCGCCCGGACCGGCCGCCGCGAGCGGGCACAGGCCCTGGTGGGATGGCTCAATTCCAGGCTGCTTCATCCCGAACGCGGCGTTTATCAGGACGGGATCCGGATCAGGAACGGTGAACCCGTCCTGGAGGAAGCCGTGTACACCTACAACCAAGGCCCGGTTCTTGGGGCGCTGCTGGAACTCGGCGGCCCGGACAACCTTGAACGGGCAGCGCAGCTGGTGGCGGCCACTGACCGGGAGTTGACGGTTCCCGGCACCCGGGTGATCCGAGGCGATGGAACCGGCGACGGCGGCCTGTTCACCGGGATCCTGGTCCGCTACCTCGCTTTGGCGGGACGGGACGAACGGCTTCCCTTGGAGGCGCGCACGGTTGCCCGCGAACTGGTCCTCGCCACCGCCGGGGCCTTTTGGACAGGCCGCCGTGAAGCACCGGAATTGGTGCGCGGCACGCCGACAGGACACACTCCGTTGCTCTTCTCCCCCAACCCCCTGAGTCCGGCGACCGAGACCTATCCGGCGGGTGCCGGCGTCGAACTTTCCACCCAACTCCAGGCCTGGATGACTTTCGAGGCCGCCGCCACGCTTTAG
- a CDS encoding SDR family NAD(P)-dependent oxidoreductase → MDINGTVALVTGGASGLGAATAKRLFDAGASVVLVDLPQSAGEAYAAELNAGSSGGKAVFAPADVTNEAQVQAAVDAATSLGPLRIVVNCAGIATPGKVLGRDGVLPLETFNKVIQINLIGTFNVIRLAAASMVETEPVTTGLGGPERGVIINTASVAAFEGQIGQPAYAASKGAVAAMTLPLARELARSLIRVDTIAPGIFETPMMAGLPQAAQDSLGQQVPHPARLGRAAEYANLAAHIVENAMLNGETIRLDGAIRMGIK, encoded by the coding sequence ATGGACATCAACGGCACGGTGGCACTGGTCACTGGAGGAGCTTCAGGTTTGGGCGCTGCCACCGCAAAGCGCCTGTTCGACGCCGGAGCATCAGTGGTTCTGGTGGACCTGCCCCAGTCCGCAGGCGAGGCCTACGCGGCGGAACTCAACGCCGGGAGCAGCGGAGGCAAGGCGGTCTTCGCTCCTGCGGACGTCACCAACGAGGCCCAGGTCCAGGCCGCCGTGGACGCGGCGACATCACTGGGGCCGCTGCGCATCGTGGTCAACTGCGCCGGTATCGCGACGCCGGGAAAGGTCCTCGGCCGGGACGGCGTCCTGCCCTTGGAGACCTTCAACAAAGTGATCCAAATAAACCTCATCGGCACGTTCAACGTGATCCGGCTGGCAGCTGCTTCCATGGTGGAAACAGAACCGGTGACCACCGGGCTGGGTGGTCCCGAACGCGGCGTCATCATCAACACCGCATCCGTGGCGGCCTTCGAAGGCCAGATCGGTCAGCCCGCCTACGCCGCCTCCAAGGGAGCGGTGGCTGCCATGACGCTGCCGCTGGCGCGCGAGCTGGCGCGCTCGCTGATCCGGGTGGACACCATTGCCCCGGGCATCTTTGAAACACCCATGATGGCCGGACTTCCCCAAGCGGCCCAGGACTCGCTGGGCCAGCAGGTCCCGCACCCCGCACGCCTGGGCCGGGCCGCCGAATACGCCAACCTGGCCGCGCACATCGTGGAAAACGCCATGTTGAACGGTGAAACCATCCGCCTGGATGGGGCCATCCGGATGGGCATCAAATGA
- a CDS encoding acyl-CoA dehydrogenase family protein encodes MGDYSGTPVTAGSSGGTQASAADLPTADFFDFESLLSVQEQRKLNELRAFLASEIAPYAGQWWEKAEFPEHILPKLAALRLSAPAQRGYTHLFAGLVIAEMTRVDTSIATFFMVHHDLFVESLYDFGSDSQQDRYLDDASNLRTTGAFALTEPDHGSDVAGGMETTARRVARPASDGGDYWVLNGAKRWIGNGTFCDYMLVWAKDEADGAVRAFIVDASLPGITRSRIENKIALRTVQNADIVFRDVEVAEADRFSGISSFADTNHLLRGSRIMVAWQAVGQQLAAFDVARQYAVERLQFGKPLARFQLIQQHLVEMLGNAVASMGMMVRIAQLQEDIFTDAHGLRHGGADMAQVALAKAYCSARMRETVARGRSILGGNGIVTDYRMAKIFADAEAIYTYEGSYEINSLIVGRAVTGVSAIA; translated from the coding sequence ATGGGCGACTACAGCGGCACACCGGTAACGGCGGGATCCTCAGGTGGCACCCAGGCGTCAGCAGCGGATCTTCCCACAGCGGACTTCTTCGACTTCGAGTCGCTCCTGAGCGTCCAGGAACAGCGGAAACTCAACGAACTCCGGGCGTTTCTCGCCTCCGAGATCGCGCCGTACGCCGGGCAATGGTGGGAGAAAGCGGAATTTCCGGAGCATATCCTGCCGAAACTCGCCGCGCTGCGGCTCAGCGCGCCGGCCCAGCGGGGGTATACCCATCTTTTCGCCGGCCTGGTCATCGCGGAGATGACGCGCGTCGACACCTCGATCGCCACCTTCTTCATGGTCCACCACGATCTCTTCGTCGAGTCCCTGTACGACTTCGGCAGCGACTCCCAGCAGGACCGCTACCTCGACGACGCCTCGAACCTCCGCACCACAGGCGCCTTTGCGCTCACCGAACCGGACCACGGTTCCGACGTCGCCGGTGGCATGGAAACCACGGCCCGCCGCGTGGCACGCCCAGCGTCCGACGGCGGCGACTACTGGGTGCTCAACGGCGCCAAGCGCTGGATCGGCAACGGGACGTTCTGCGATTACATGCTGGTATGGGCCAAGGACGAAGCCGACGGAGCCGTGCGGGCATTCATCGTGGACGCTTCGTTGCCCGGCATCACCAGGAGCCGGATCGAGAACAAAATCGCACTCCGGACCGTGCAGAACGCCGACATCGTCTTCAGGGACGTGGAAGTGGCCGAGGCAGACAGGTTCTCAGGCATCAGCAGCTTTGCCGACACCAACCACCTTCTGCGCGGCTCCCGCATCATGGTCGCCTGGCAGGCGGTAGGCCAGCAGTTGGCCGCTTTCGACGTCGCCCGGCAGTACGCCGTCGAGCGCTTGCAGTTTGGAAAGCCGCTGGCCAGGTTCCAGCTCATCCAGCAGCACCTGGTGGAAATGCTCGGTAACGCGGTGGCCAGCATGGGGATGATGGTCCGCATAGCCCAACTGCAGGAGGATATCTTCACTGACGCGCATGGTCTCCGGCACGGTGGTGCGGATATGGCCCAAGTGGCGCTCGCGAAGGCCTACTGCAGTGCGCGGATGCGCGAAACCGTGGCGCGGGGCCGTTCCATCCTGGGCGGGAACGGGATCGTCACCGATTACCGGATGGCCAAGATCTTCGCTGACGCCGAGGCAATCTACACCTACGAAGGCTCCTATGAGATCAACTCGCTGATCGTAGGCCGCGCCGTGACGGGCGTTTCCGCTATCGCCTAG
- a CDS encoding DUF1684 domain-containing protein: protein MSSSATATDPRIARWERFREGRNSALATGHGWLTLTSFQWLAEEPSEVELAPGLWSTDGTTAFLTASAADGLTLVASGDKVDGTISAVLEDEESLMWVQCGGADGKQVVVELAMRADKYAIRTRDDASPVLTEFTGVPTYDYNPDWVVTGRFEPYEEPQDVPIGTANPLVDGVHRSVGEVVFQVPGIGHGIRLHAEAEKLGALNVTFHDETNGDTTDEWRKVFIPRPRPDGSVVIDFNRAINYPSAFTPYGTCPMPVRGNSIDVRVEAGEKVPQA from the coding sequence ATGAGTTCATCTGCCACAGCAACCGACCCGCGGATCGCCCGATGGGAGCGGTTCCGTGAGGGCCGTAACTCAGCGCTTGCCACAGGGCATGGCTGGCTGACCCTGACCTCCTTCCAGTGGCTGGCCGAAGAACCGTCCGAGGTCGAGCTCGCGCCCGGGCTCTGGTCCACTGACGGAACAACAGCATTTCTGACTGCCAGCGCCGCAGACGGCCTCACATTGGTGGCCAGCGGTGACAAGGTGGACGGCACCATCAGCGCGGTCTTGGAAGACGAAGAATCCCTGATGTGGGTCCAGTGCGGAGGCGCAGACGGCAAGCAGGTAGTGGTTGAGCTGGCCATGCGTGCCGACAAGTACGCCATCCGGACCCGGGATGACGCATCTCCGGTCCTGACAGAGTTCACGGGCGTGCCGACCTACGACTACAACCCTGACTGGGTGGTCACTGGCCGCTTCGAGCCGTATGAAGAACCCCAGGACGTCCCCATCGGAACGGCCAACCCCCTGGTGGACGGCGTACACCGTTCCGTGGGCGAGGTTGTTTTCCAAGTCCCCGGCATCGGGCACGGGATCCGGCTCCATGCCGAGGCGGAGAAGCTCGGCGCGCTCAACGTCACGTTCCACGATGAAACCAATGGCGACACAACGGACGAGTGGCGCAAGGTCTTCATTCCCCGGCCCCGGCCTGACGGCTCGGTGGTGATCGATTTCAACCGTGCCATCAACTACCCCAGCGCCTTCACCCCATACGGCACCTGCCCCATGCCCGTCCGGGGAAATTCGATCGACGTCCGGGTGGAGGCCGGTGAGAAGGTCCCCCAGGCCTAG
- a CDS encoding sigma-70 family RNA polymerase sigma factor → MARRSRSSNKSNRGVNDDGHLIELVRSGDMSAFNHLYERHVAIASTVAKRNVDNPSDAEDVVAEAFQSVLQSLVAGKGPDTFFRAYLLSTVTRLSHQQNRKSSRVVPSGDDSVLDQTMAEPDAAVQAFESSTVARAFRSLPERWQAVLWYLDVERMKPAAVAPILGVSANAVSALAVRAREGLRRQYLQFHLDEKAEGACAEFVTKLGYFIRGGLSSGAEAKVRGHLRGCAECTAALAELNDVQGTMRAVLLPLITGIPLAAWVGKGAGLGMLGGILPVKGFLAVPALAQPAVMALSTAAAVGLVLGAVGIVDLISPDASLEPRALETGAVHVDPSPWPFIPPLPPTPTTAPTPAPAPVEEQPVPVTSPEPVATPAPVATPSAATAPKPPSTSLAVVGGSAKWVTTTDRNGAKTSSISSWDIAFTASGTQPLGNGKVVIALENGDLIQARSVAAPDGWSCSAASSNAVSCVTDSVQRSDLHFHLESAPKVPNTGGVLRYSLSGTGLTPANFACEY, encoded by the coding sequence ATGGCACGGCGGTCACGCTCGAGCAACAAATCAAACCGCGGAGTCAACGACGATGGACATCTGATTGAGCTGGTCCGCAGCGGGGATATGTCGGCCTTTAACCACCTGTATGAGCGGCACGTAGCCATTGCCTCCACCGTTGCCAAGCGCAATGTGGACAATCCGAGCGATGCTGAAGATGTCGTGGCCGAGGCCTTCCAATCAGTTCTTCAGAGCCTGGTGGCCGGCAAAGGCCCGGACACATTCTTCCGGGCATATCTGTTGTCCACGGTGACCCGGTTGTCGCATCAGCAGAATCGTAAGAGCAGCAGGGTTGTTCCCAGCGGGGATGATTCGGTGCTGGACCAGACCATGGCCGAGCCCGATGCCGCCGTCCAGGCTTTCGAGTCGAGCACGGTGGCCCGGGCGTTCCGCTCATTGCCGGAACGGTGGCAGGCAGTCCTGTGGTACCTGGACGTTGAACGCATGAAACCGGCGGCTGTTGCGCCAATACTGGGAGTGTCGGCCAACGCCGTTTCCGCTTTGGCTGTACGAGCCCGTGAAGGTCTGCGGAGACAGTACCTGCAGTTCCACCTTGACGAAAAAGCCGAGGGCGCCTGCGCGGAGTTTGTCACGAAGCTCGGCTACTTCATTCGCGGCGGCCTCTCCAGCGGTGCCGAGGCCAAAGTCCGCGGACACTTGCGCGGCTGTGCAGAATGTACGGCAGCCCTCGCCGAGCTGAACGATGTCCAAGGAACCATGCGTGCCGTGCTTCTGCCCCTGATCACGGGCATCCCGCTTGCAGCATGGGTGGGGAAAGGTGCCGGACTTGGGATGCTGGGCGGGATTCTGCCGGTCAAGGGTTTCCTTGCCGTACCTGCGCTTGCGCAGCCGGCGGTCATGGCCCTCTCCACTGCTGCCGCCGTTGGATTGGTGCTCGGTGCCGTGGGAATCGTCGACCTCATTTCGCCCGATGCTTCATTGGAGCCCCGGGCCCTTGAAACCGGCGCTGTGCATGTGGATCCCAGTCCATGGCCCTTCATACCCCCGCTCCCACCTACACCCACTACCGCGCCCACACCTGCCCCTGCTCCCGTGGAAGAGCAACCGGTACCCGTCACTTCCCCTGAACCGGTGGCGACGCCTGCTCCGGTGGCGACGCCGTCCGCCGCCACCGCGCCCAAGCCGCCTTCGACGTCGCTGGCCGTTGTCGGCGGTTCAGCGAAATGGGTCACTACGACGGATCGGAACGGCGCGAAGACTTCCAGCATTTCAAGCTGGGACATCGCTTTCACCGCGTCAGGCACACAACCCCTGGGTAACGGCAAAGTCGTCATTGCGCTGGAAAACGGTGACCTGATCCAAGCCAGGTCCGTTGCGGCTCCTGATGGTTGGTCGTGTTCGGCAGCAAGTTCCAATGCTGTCTCCTGTGTAACGGATTCAGTCCAGAGGAGCGACCTCCACTTCCATCTGGAGTCCGCCCCCAAAGTGCCCAATACCGGCGGAGTGCTCAGGTACTCCCTCAGCGGCACGGGGCTCACGCCGGCCAACTTTGCCTGCGAGTACTGA
- a CDS encoding ATP-grasp domain-containing protein — translation MVRVLVTGVGGSAGLSLSRQLRDQGHWVLGVDMRRVHASAADALAVVSPVDAPAYLWELRGLVAAHGIELVIPTVNAELLTASVAREGFAPGVEVLIADPAPMSIAHDKYLTMGCLATAGVGVPDFGLPGDFSSVNEAMARMGGCLVVKPRVSRGGREARVLKRHSDGGRNAERFWRSLDDSWLVQRCASGTGYASMVHRDGASHDHDTLVVVLEKSKLTRGRPDNVAPLKRLEASMAPDVARTAAAATEALGLTGAAAIDIRRMPDGRPVVVEVNARFGANSAYAPELLERAMRQYAAGQMLRGAV, via the coding sequence ATGGTGCGGGTGTTGGTGACAGGTGTTGGCGGTTCGGCCGGGCTTTCTTTGTCCCGTCAGTTGCGGGACCAAGGACACTGGGTTTTGGGCGTTGACATGCGGCGGGTCCACGCTTCGGCGGCAGATGCTTTGGCAGTGGTTTCGCCAGTCGACGCACCGGCGTATTTGTGGGAGCTGCGCGGACTCGTGGCGGCCCACGGGATCGAGTTGGTCATCCCTACGGTGAACGCGGAGCTGCTCACCGCCTCGGTTGCCCGGGAAGGTTTCGCGCCAGGGGTGGAGGTGCTGATCGCCGATCCGGCTCCGATGTCCATCGCGCACGACAAATACCTGACGATGGGATGCCTTGCCACCGCGGGGGTGGGAGTTCCCGATTTCGGGTTGCCGGGGGACTTCAGCTCCGTTAACGAGGCCATGGCCAGGATGGGCGGATGCCTGGTGGTGAAGCCAAGGGTTTCGCGTGGTGGCCGGGAGGCGCGGGTGTTGAAAAGACACAGCGACGGCGGCCGGAACGCCGAACGGTTTTGGCGTTCCCTGGATGACTCCTGGCTTGTTCAACGCTGTGCCTCCGGAACCGGATACGCGTCAATGGTTCACAGAGATGGAGCAAGCCATGACCACGACACCCTTGTGGTGGTCCTGGAGAAATCCAAGCTCACCCGCGGACGTCCGGACAACGTGGCCCCGCTCAAGAGACTGGAAGCGTCGATGGCACCGGACGTGGCCAGGACGGCAGCGGCAGCGACTGAGGCTTTGGGGCTCACGGGCGCCGCTGCCATCGACATCCGTCGAATGCCCGACGGGCGCCCTGTGGTTGTGGAAGTCAATGCCCGCTTTGGTGCCAACAG